One region of Termitidicoccus mucosus genomic DNA includes:
- a CDS encoding RHS repeat-associated core domain-containing protein, translating to MKPARITSRLLIAILFASLALRAHAANVPVEPPPPPPPPCSGSGLAGGAEDEGQCDNPDDDDPTNPKKCDLLTSGASLRSAKYELGLGAADYLANGILHKDGFMFHIEHATLKNAAVYQRPLTAEIIKNQPAGETRSESVYLRQVITKRQITDIIALPAAEGTGYTLSIYRADTRPALSGGYYNTAALPSGSLLKRVTLRNPDGATLAGRLEILEEDYYVTDNAPRRKTILYTEGDTQWTMEIYAGQLSDADKQLLRRETLTDRVPTGNPHGEYTQTRVVEEAGSDGVLHEVSLATEKCAVYRPGETVLLERVRTADGQTRTDRWTFYTDHTNEAAYGYVQSYRRWDGFWKLYKYHPFLGDSVYVTEISPWLDSAYGDESAAYVTQRIENRNLKTKELQNRLVAGKLVYANSTDRRNDAAGNLVETHTEWPDASKQTLVTRRVYHSATDSQIYRRGRLKSEERSDGTLSLCTYAQLSDGSLVTTKDAGSGTLAGGVTDGTRTVTTLRANGELQEEIVTDIASGIEISRRTAATGTDATDARGRVVKYYYNNDPTDYAIRQSAECGTCGNTHYERDRDGRETRNTYDALDRLVSTETGYPGQPQIVTTYQHGENHVSAVTTSGTLTRTTETFRNGFGDIILLTEPARDGTAQPAATQYEKEIDTTTGRRTETIINPDGSTLVAEYHLDGQVRHAHGTAQTEKHYEYGTWTDGLWRLERTGPADSDTWTKTYSDRLGRVVKTETHLGNGALAVTTTHYNVKGQIESTTDADGLTTLYAYNNLGEQTRVALDLNNNGTIDLAGPDRVTEILKQYINDTEFGPSEEITNLGYPEDGSAEPLVTSVDVRSLDDLKTRSESFGRVRASVVTRSINGDYTVTSTAPGGVTTVATYVGGLMVSQQSDDANSVRLSRTDFTHDALGRAITQTDARLGTTTMEYDTAGQLTKITTPDGSETAYTHDSMGRVIKITLPDGTEQFTDYDQQGRVIKKWGAQQYTVAYVFDVLGNQAELHTFKDGDGVAPQITAWIYDTGGRLLQKQYADGHGPSYTYSLGGRLLTRTWARPGLDNQPLTTTYSYTNAGELASVDYSDATPDVNYTYDRLGRQISVTDGAGTRAYSYRASDGALESETHSGLFNATLSREYDSLGRLIKTQLDDTHAVTYAHDSAGRINQVGRAVPGEPQPEETFTYAYLPDSNLIASVTGPAHTVLNTYETNRDVLVKKENKVGTTTISQHIYTVNAIGQRTVREQTGTAFATPSTDAFTYNSRGEVIGSINTQRPSLNTAYTFDGIGNRQTSQDAFGPRDYTANTLNQYTHVGAPQAAPVSPSYDLDGNMLADGTGRAFAWDAENRLIAVETDATRVAYAYDGQSRRVRRTEFSRANPLASWEQTADRFYLYDGWNVIAEYTTGSAGILPALACSYVWGLDLSNAVQGVGGVGGLLSAKEGETAKYFTFDGNGNVSEMLDNGGNMQAHYEYDPFGNTTVGTGLWANNNVWRFSTKPVDAASGLYYYGFRFYDPTSGRWLNRDPLSENGGANLYVFSQNSAISRIDMLGLCTLGEKSITNIEASVGGFRNRPEMQDAMKKLFAAQKGAQIAQLAFVVGGMVYFVTVDGVFSMPVLLLAPDVLDNAMKTTKELMNTPGIADAMNNIANAMNRTSSGLNRIDTKVYYKECRKKCLGLFGTPEWSEEKNTGWKKCDIYIPTAQIANITREMVKSCETRHKQEVLGK from the coding sequence ATGAAGCCCGCCCGCATCACCAGTCGCCTGCTAATCGCCATCCTGTTCGCGTCTTTGGCACTTCGTGCGCATGCCGCGAATGTGCCTGTCGAACCGCCGCCGCCACCACCGCCGCCATGCAGCGGCTCCGGCCTTGCCGGCGGAGCCGAGGACGAGGGGCAGTGCGACAATCCCGACGATGACGATCCCACCAACCCCAAAAAATGCGACTTGCTCACCTCCGGCGCGTCTCTTCGCAGTGCCAAATACGAGCTTGGTCTCGGAGCCGCCGACTACCTCGCCAATGGCATCCTGCACAAGGACGGCTTCATGTTCCACATCGAGCACGCCACGCTTAAAAACGCCGCCGTTTACCAGCGCCCGCTCACTGCCGAAATCATTAAAAATCAGCCCGCTGGGGAAACCCGCAGCGAAAGCGTTTATCTCCGTCAGGTCATCACCAAGCGCCAGATCACCGACATCATTGCGCTGCCCGCCGCCGAGGGCACCGGTTACACTCTCAGCATCTATCGCGCCGACACGCGCCCGGCCCTCTCCGGTGGTTATTACAACACTGCCGCGCTCCCGTCCGGCTCGCTGCTCAAGCGCGTGACCCTCCGCAACCCTGACGGGGCCACCCTCGCCGGACGCCTCGAAATCCTCGAAGAAGACTACTACGTCACCGACAACGCTCCCCGCCGTAAAACCATCCTCTACACCGAGGGCGACACCCAGTGGACGATGGAAATCTACGCCGGGCAGCTTTCCGACGCGGACAAACAACTCCTGCGCCGCGAAACCCTCACCGACCGCGTCCCCACCGGCAACCCCCACGGCGAATACACCCAGACCCGCGTCGTGGAGGAGGCCGGCAGCGACGGCGTCCTCCACGAAGTCTCCCTCGCCACCGAGAAATGCGCCGTTTACCGCCCCGGCGAAACCGTGCTGCTTGAGCGCGTCCGCACCGCAGACGGGCAGACCCGCACCGACCGGTGGACTTTTTATACCGACCACACCAACGAGGCCGCCTACGGCTACGTGCAAAGCTACCGCCGCTGGGATGGTTTTTGGAAACTCTACAAATACCACCCCTTTCTCGGCGACAGCGTCTATGTCACCGAGATCAGCCCCTGGCTCGACAGCGCCTACGGCGACGAATCCGCCGCCTACGTCACCCAGCGCATCGAGAACCGTAACCTTAAGACCAAGGAACTGCAAAACCGCCTCGTCGCGGGCAAACTCGTTTACGCCAACAGCACCGACCGCCGCAATGACGCCGCCGGCAATCTCGTGGAAACCCACACCGAATGGCCCGACGCCTCCAAACAGACCCTCGTCACCCGCCGCGTCTATCACAGCGCCACCGACAGCCAGATATACCGTCGCGGACGGTTGAAATCCGAGGAGCGTTCCGACGGCACCCTCAGCCTCTGCACCTACGCCCAACTCTCCGATGGCAGTCTCGTGACCACCAAGGACGCCGGCTCCGGCACCCTCGCCGGGGGCGTCACCGACGGCACCCGCACCGTGACCACCCTCCGCGCCAACGGCGAGCTTCAGGAGGAAATCGTCACCGACATCGCCAGCGGCATCGAAATCAGCCGCCGCACCGCCGCCACCGGCACGGACGCCACCGACGCGCGGGGCCGCGTCGTCAAATATTATTACAACAACGACCCGACCGACTACGCCATCCGCCAAAGCGCGGAATGCGGCACCTGCGGCAACACCCACTACGAGCGCGACCGCGACGGGCGCGAAACCCGCAACACCTACGACGCACTCGACCGCCTCGTCAGCACCGAGACCGGCTACCCCGGTCAGCCCCAGATAGTCACCACCTACCAGCACGGCGAAAACCACGTCAGTGCCGTCACCACCAGCGGCACCCTCACGCGCACCACTGAGACCTTTCGCAACGGCTTCGGCGACATTATCCTCCTCACCGAGCCCGCGCGCGATGGCACCGCCCAGCCCGCCGCCACCCAATACGAAAAAGAAATAGACACAACCACCGGACGCCGCACTGAAACCATCATCAATCCCGACGGCTCAACGCTCGTCGCCGAATACCATCTCGACGGCCAAGTCCGCCACGCCCACGGCACCGCCCAAACCGAGAAGCACTACGAATACGGCACGTGGACGGACGGCCTCTGGCGCTTGGAACGCACTGGCCCCGCCGACAGCGACACATGGACAAAAACCTACTCCGACCGCCTAGGCCGCGTCGTGAAAACCGAAACCCACCTCGGCAACGGCGCGCTTGCCGTCACCACCACCCACTACAACGTCAAAGGGCAGATCGAATCCACGACCGATGCCGACGGACTCACCACCCTTTATGCGTATAATAATCTCGGCGAGCAAACCCGCGTTGCCCTCGACTTGAATAATAATGGAACCATCGACCTCGCCGGTCCGGACCGCGTCACAGAAATTTTGAAGCAGTATATAAACGATACGGAGTTCGGTCCATCGGAGGAAATAACGAACTTGGGCTACCCTGAAGATGGTTCGGCGGAGCCGTTGGTGACATCAGTGGACGTGCGGAGTCTCGATGATTTGAAGACGCGCAGCGAAAGTTTTGGCCGCGTGCGCGCGAGCGTGGTGACACGCTCGATCAACGGCGATTACACCGTGACGAGCACCGCACCCGGCGGGGTGACGACGGTGGCGACGTATGTGGGCGGGCTGATGGTGTCGCAGCAGAGCGATGATGCGAACAGTGTGCGACTGTCGCGCACCGATTTCACGCATGACGCGCTCGGACGTGCCATCACGCAGACGGACGCACGGCTTGGGACGACAACGATGGAGTATGACACTGCCGGACAGTTGACAAAAATCACCACACCCGACGGCAGCGAGACTGCTTACACCCACGACAGTATGGGGCGGGTCATAAAAATCACACTGCCCGACGGCACGGAACAGTTCACTGACTACGACCAGCAGGGCCGTGTGATCAAAAAATGGGGCGCGCAGCAATACACGGTGGCCTATGTGTTTGACGTCCTCGGCAACCAAGCAGAGCTGCACACTTTCAAGGACGGCGACGGCGTGGCCCCGCAAATCACAGCATGGATTTATGACACCGGAGGAAGGCTGTTGCAAAAGCAATACGCCGATGGGCATGGCCCAAGCTATACTTACTCACTCGGTGGACGTTTGCTCACGCGCACATGGGCAAGACCTGGCCTGGACAACCAGCCGCTCACCACAACCTACTCTTATACAAACGCAGGCGAATTGGCGTCGGTGGATTACAGTGACGCCACGCCGGACGTGAATTATACTTATGACCGGCTCGGACGCCAGATCAGCGTGACCGACGGCGCGGGCACCCGAGCCTACTCCTACCGTGCGTCGGACGGGGCATTGGAAAGCGAAACCCACTCCGGCCTGTTCAACGCCACTCTCAGCCGCGAATATGATTCATTGGGGCGTCTAATCAAAACTCAGTTGGACGACACGCATGCCGTTACCTACGCCCACGACTCTGCCGGGCGCATCAATCAGGTAGGGCGAGCCGTCCCCGGCGAGCCGCAACCCGAGGAAACCTTCACCTACGCCTACCTCCCCGACAGCAATCTCATCGCCAGCGTAACCGGCCCTGCTCACACCGTTCTAAACACCTACGAGACAAACCGTGACGTGCTGGTAAAAAAGGAAAACAAGGTTGGCACGACGACCATTTCGCAGCACATTTACACGGTGAACGCCATCGGCCAGCGCACCGTCCGCGAACAAACCGGCACAGCCTTTGCCACGCCGAGCACCGACGCGTTTACCTATAACTCACGAGGCGAGGTGATAGGCTCAATCAACACGCAGCGCCCGTCCCTAAACACCGCCTACACCTTTGACGGCATCGGCAACCGCCAAACCTCGCAGGATGCTTTCGGCCCACGCGACTACACCGCCAACACGCTCAATCAATACACTCACGTAGGGGCACCGCAAGCGGCGCCCGTCAGCCCCTCGTATGATTTGGACGGCAACATGCTCGCCGACGGCACGGGCCGCGCCTTCGCATGGGACGCCGAAAACCGTTTGATTGCCGTGGAAACGGACGCCACCCGCGTCGCCTATGCCTATGACGGACAGAGTCGCCGCGTGCGGAGAACGGAGTTCTCGCGGGCCAACCCGCTCGCCTCATGGGAGCAAACCGCCGACCGCTTTTACCTCTACGACGGCTGGAATGTTATCGCCGAATACACCACTGGGAGCGCAGGCATCCTGCCGGCACTGGCTTGTTCCTACGTCTGGGGTCTCGACTTGAGCAACGCCGTCCAAGGAGTCGGTGGCGTCGGCGGTTTGCTCAGTGCCAAGGAAGGCGAGACAGCGAAATACTTCACTTTTGATGGCAACGGAAATGTTAGCGAGATGCTTGATAATGGTGGCAACATGCAAGCCCATTACGAATACGACCCATTTGGAAACACCACTGTAGGCACTGGGTTATGGGCCAACAACAATGTCTGGCGTTTCAGCACTAAGCCGGTTGATGCCGCATCAGGATTGTATTATTACGGTTTCAGGTTTTATGACCCAACTTCAGGTCGCTGGTTAAACAGGGACCCCCTAAGTGAAAATGGTGGCGCGAACTTGTATGTGTTTTCGCAGAACTCTGCAATTTCAAGGATTGATATGCTCGGATTGTGCACGCTCGGTGAAAAGAGCATTACGAATATTGAGGCAAGTGTGGGTGGTTTTCGAAATAGACCGGAGATGCAAGATGCCATGAAGAAACTTTTTGCCGCTCAAAAGGGTGCGCAAATTGCACAATTGGCGTTTGTCGTTGGCGGGATGGTTTACTTTGTCACAGTTGATGGGGTATTTTCAATGCCGGTTCTGCTTTTAGCTCCCGATGTTTTGGATAACGCCATGAAAACTACCAAGGAACTCATGAACACGCCTGGAATCGCGGACGCTATGAATAATATAGCAAATGCGATGAACCGAACATCCAGCGGCCTTAATCGGATAGATACAAAAGTTTATTATAAGGAATGCAGAAAAAAATGCCTTGGATTGTTTGGCACTCCCGAATGGAGCGAGGAAAAAAATACAGGATGGAAGAAATGCGATATTTATATACCTACGGCACAAATTGCCAATATAACACGGGAAATGGTTAAATCGTGTGAAACACGGCACAAGCAGGAGGTTCTTGGGAAATGA